The Bufo gargarizans isolate SCDJY-AF-19 unplaced genomic scaffold, ASM1485885v1 fragScaff_scaffold_281_pilon, whole genome shotgun sequence nucleotide sequence TGTAGAGACCAGTAAaagccggatccttcctgccagagctgaaACTAGGTGAAGATCTGCATCTGCtgtgaccagagagagaaagacagacaagcaagcgaccggacctagagccagactgcatcttattggaTCCAGGAGAATCTGCAcaactgtgagtggcaccggtgcttttctgtgataggttatagagtcagggacttagtcagtgcACTGTAGAAGCGGACCCTGagtagcagggctagatagggctgattagtcagcctgcatttgtgggaggggtggaggctcttcatatatgagccacaccctcactcacgggcgtgtgttctcaggtgtccggttgattactaaaccgttgggttaagccccaatTTTTTCGAAGCCGTCcctaattctaaggttcgcatcccggcggctgctTGTGGttgcttcggccctatggcttcaggggtccgcccaatggttgtctgtccacctgtgcagctatgcgtTTGGTTTTGAATGACTcacatctttacctgcttgccagcttatgttatttaggttcattttagttaatgtccgttatctccattttctgtcacgttttccttcgtcttttcaggtcatgcagttgaatttatgttgggggtcaccttccacgtcggtcaggtctcgttcctaacgatatttcgccttgcatgttattcaggccacgtagtttatcttgggtatcgcctgccacatcggtcaggctcatggtttaatttcacctgcaccttattcaggtcactaattatagttataatttcttgatttaaaaaaaaataaaaactcggccccatggcttcgggggcccgatgactgctttggccccatggcttcgggggcccgatgactgtttttagtcctgctgggctgattgcctggttggttgtccatctgtgcatctaggctgatttggcccctatgcaTCACattcatacctgcttccctaatttcctaataatccatgttgatggctcactttatgttttgactgcaaactggtccggttcgccttACAGCATCATTGTcgtgtcttacgcagatatttcgtctttctttcaTTATTCAtgcttcgttcaggtcctgccagaggaggaacaagtagggtaattccctctagcattttagtctctgatcgtagtcgatcatatcttgtcaaccaggtccccgcgcaaagtctttgcctttttaccacgaccaggaattcattttcgccggtagcttcattgcattgcattccctcactcatgggagggcatagacagaatcttgtatattatggcttcgtagcttctttccgcactaacctcagactccctacaaccacgttcaatcagattttggacaaggttcagcatttcctcacggtagaagactctgatagtaggtcggtcttcacatCTCAAGcattaaaacaattctcaggggcacacagtagaacaacgcgcggaccacggctagcagatagctgttgtctggagaactattcaaggattctcttcctatctacatagttatttttggccctcattcctgcctagtctaggcagttaggtttcggtcccacgatctcctgaggctagggcattgccagtactccctagaaccaaaactttacaaggttcagttggttttcatgatccatttcacaacgtattcccggtcctccattccgctttggggcagtatccgcaatatttaTCATCATGTCtgtggccttgtcatccacaagatgggttgtaggtctccttctggccttgcctcatacaccccaaatttttcgctctagatccctgacgtcttgcagttggcttggggattagtttgcacatgccattcgagttccttttctaccctatatctgtaaagaataaatcaaggcaactggacgtactgtagatttcttgaaaacgtttcactcgttcttctaaCGAGCTttttcaattctgagtgattgtacaaaaaattctgggaataaatatgtaactgaatccagatctggtaattagacccagcattgggtcaaaggtgttgattccattatcctaattggagtcagtaggtgataaagacttcccagaaaaaggtgtcaagacagcattatacgtggcagacaatagatgtctaacccccccacctctattcaagcttggcttctcaatttttacgtagatggcctccttcacgcctcgtttgtaccaaacggcctctttatccaaaacacgtacttgactgtcttcaaaggtgtgacctgttccttttagatgcaagtacacggctgaatcttgaccagaggtttaggctcttctatgctgggtgatacgctgatgtagttgttgttttgtttcgctgatatacagttctgagcattcctcattgcactggactgcgtacacaatgttgtccatcttgtgtttaggcgttgggtctttggggtgaaccagttgttgcctcagtgtgttgcttgGTTTAAAgcaaaacaggaatgtgatgtttattaaaaatcctttggagtttctcagacaccccagctatatatgggataaccatattcttgcgtctgtcatgcttctcgcccttactggtagtcttggtggtctttcttctctttccttctgttttgacaaaggcccaaactggatacccacaagttttaagtgcccctctgaggtgtttgagttccttcgccttggcctctgtgctactggggattttctctgcccggtggtgtagagtctggatgactcccagtttgtggtctagaggatggtgggaatcaaacagcaggtactggtctgtgtgtgttggttttcgatagacctctattcccagcttccttccctcttccactgttataagacagtccagaaacgccagtttgttgttctgcatatcttcccgcgtgaaattgatgttatgatccactgagttgatgtggtcggtgaaagcctgtaattcttgtttatgaattttaacccaagtgtcatccacatatctgaaccaatgactctgtgtaattcccttgaaagtggtcCCTACttagcttggtttttgcccacttataggcctacccacgatcatggcttagggcacacaaccagccatttagtcaggttagctaagacacgcctagctgggttaggttgttcctgttgtttctcTCCCTAGAGTTCtttggatatctcttggccgtagctaTGACCACAAATACTGTTAATCCGATTTTCCAGCTGTTTCATCTTgctctttaataaagccggtttatcttcagtctccttgtctgctgtactgtactctgatgttgtgatagatcactgtgacctttaccctttttctcctgatgcatgatgggggaggaggagctgtaccaggaagtcagacagtgtgtgtgaggggaactggaagcagacacatgaggctgagaagggattacatctgataaggacagaagctgttggaataagactcctccatgtaagaatgccataatgttctgagtaataaaccttgctctggttaagtagtacatcggcctgtgtgcgtaacttgctgagcagatactggcagcattgccagcagcacctgagagacaCAGAGTGTCCAGGGGACATAACAGTGGCGACGAGGATTGTGGATTTTAGCACACATGGCCTTCATAGGGTTTATTCAACCATTTGATCCTGCAGCTGAGTCATGGATCTCCTGGGTGGAGAGGCTGGAACAGTATATGGAAGCGAATAATGTGACTGTTGAAAAGAGAAGTGCAGTTTTTCTCACTGCATTGGGTCAAGCTGCATATGGAACCCTCAGAGACCTTGTTTCTCCAGACAAGCCAGCCTCTAAGTCCCTGCCCGAGTTAATTCAGACGCTACATACACACTACAACCCGAAGCCGTTGGAAATCGCGGAGCGGTTTAAATTCTACGGTAGACGGCAGCAGGCCGGGGAGGATATAAAGACATATATCATTGCTTTACGTAAACTGGCTGCCACTTGTCAGTTTGGAGACTACCTACAGACGGCTCTCCGTGACATGTTCGTCATGGGACTCTGCGACCCAGCCATACAGAAACGTTTACTCACAGAACCCGACTTGACTCTGACGAAAGCCACTGACCTTGCTACGGTCATGGAGTTGGCAGCACGGGACGCCACCCTACTGAAGGCACCACCTACAACTCCTGCAAGCCAGGGTGAGGAAATATTCCACACTGCTATCACTCAACGCTCGAGACGCCCGTCCCCTGCCACTCAGCTTAAACCTCGCCACCCTAATTCTTCTGTCTCTGGGACCCCGACTTGCTACCGTTGTGGTAACACTACTCACAGTGCGCCTGCTTGCAAGTTCAAGGATGTCGTTTGTTTTCGCTGTGGGAAGACTGGTCATATTGGGCGCGTTTGCCGCAGCTCTCGCTCCCCGAACACGACCACTAAAGATAGACGTAAACAGACATTCCGTGTGGATATGGACAATAACGGTTTTAGCTCTGATGAGGAGACATGTGTCCAGCATGTTGGACTGTTTCGAGTAGCTGGGAGTACTCCGGCGATTAAAGTGGATGTCACACTCAATGGCTGTCctgtctccatggatgttgatacAGGGGCAGCTGTGTCTGTCATTTCATGGACTGATTTAAAGGCATCGGGTCTGTCCCTGCCGCTAAAACCTACAAAGCTCACGCTACAAACCTACAGCAAGGAACTACTACAGCCCTTGGGTTATGTAAAGCCCCTGGTTACATTAGGCAACCACAGTCAAAGTCTACGCCTTTATGTTGTAAGGAATGGAGGTcctccgctgtatggaagggactGGATCAAAGCCCTGGGCATGCCTCCTTTTACCATTGGCCAATGTACATTGCTTTCTAAAGTAGACCATTGGGTGGAATCCCTGAAGTCacgttttaaagaggtttttgagGACTCTTTGGGCACCGTAAAAGGAAAGATGGTGCTACACCTCGTTTTTGTAAGGCAAGATCAGTACCTTTTGCCTTGCGGAAAAAAGTGGAAGCAGAGCTGGACCACCTATTGGCTGAAAAGATCATAACGAAAgtggatagaagtgaatgggcatcACCAATTGTGCCTGTCAAGAAAAAGAATGGAGACATTAGGATTTGTGGTGATTTCAGGGTAGCTCTGAACAACCAACTTCTTGTGGATCAATACCCATTGCCTCGACTTGAAGATTTATTTGGCTCACTGGCTGGGGGGccaaagtttacaaaaatagacttAAAGCAAGCTTACCTGCAACTGCAAGTACACCCAGATTCACGCCATCTGTTGACCATTAACACTCATAAAGGATTATTCCAGTATAACCGCATGGTTTTTGGCATAGCCCCAGCTCCAGCCATCTGGCAGCGGATCATGGATGAGGTACTGGCAGGAATACCTTTCACCCAATGTCTACTGGATGACATGCTCATCACTGGTCCCACTGATGAAGAACACAGAAAGAATGTTGAAGCTGTGCTAgggagactccaaaagtatggtttaCGTGTCAATCTGTCAAAATGCGAATTTCTCAAGTCTCAACTGGAGTTTTGTGCCCACACGGTGGACCGTCATGGGTTACACACTACTGAAGAAAAGGTTAAAGCCCTTACCCATGCCCCTACTCCCCGGAATGTCACCCAGCTCAGGTCCTACCTTGGCCTCCTAAATTACTACCACCGTTTCTTGCCGAACCTAGCGCACCAGCTCTACCCATTACATCGCTTACTGGATGCAAGAGCTAAATGGATATGGACAGACAAATGTGAAGAAGCTTTTCGGCTTTCTAAAGAACTCATTCTGTCTTCTCGAGTTCTGGTCCACTATGATTTAAAGAAACCCGTCATCCTGGCTTGTGATGCCTCGCCTTATGGACTGGGTGCAGTGCTTTCCCATGTCATGCCGGATGGCACGGAGCGCCCCATTTCTTTTGCCTCCAGGTCTTTGACCTCAGCAGAACAAAACTACTCCCAGATTGACAAGGAAGCTTTGGCCATTgtatgggccacaaaaaaatttCACGCGTACGTCTATGGTCGGGAGTTCACACTTATCACTGACCACAAACCTCTGTTGTCAATACTGAACCCTCAGAAAGGAATTTCTACAACAACCGCATCTCGCTTACAAAGGTACGCTTTATTTTTAGGAGCTTATGCTTATTCGATCAGATACCGCTCCCATGATACCCATGGCAATGCAGATGCATTTTCCAGATTGCCACTAAGAGATGACCACCCACTAAGAGAGGTACGTGTAGTGGAAGTACACAGGCCACAATCTTGCATGTCCACCTCCCTGATTGCCAGGCATACAGCCACAGATCCTTTCCTGTCTCAGATATTCTCTTATGTTCAGACTGGATGGCCAGGGAGTGTTTCAGGTGACTTTCGTCCGTACTTTGCCAGAAAATGTGAGCTTGTGACTAATGCTGGTTGCCTACAATGGGGCAATAGAGTGATTGTACCCCAGTACTTGCAATCAACCATGCTAAGGATACTGCATGAAGGCCATCCTGGTGTGGTGCGCATGAAGCAGCGGGCCCGGAGCTATGTTTGGTGGCCACAAATGGATACAGCAATTGAAGATTATGTTGCTCAATGTCCTGGGTGCTGTCAAGCCCAGCGACCCCAAAAGAGAGGAACCCTGCAACCTTGGCCATGGCCAACAGAACCGTGGTCCAGACTCCATCTTGATTTTGCTGGCCCCATCCAGGGAAAAATGTATTTGATCGTGGTAGATGCACATTCAAAATGGCCGGAGGTTTTTCAAATGCCTTCTATTACCTCAGTTGCTACCATTCTAGTCTTAAGGAAGCTCTTTGCTCAATTTGGCTTGCCTACAGCCATAGTCTCCGACAATGGAACTCAATTTACATCGCATGAGTTTCAatctgtaacggcaccgtttcagcagacaaggggctaaaatccgtttaggcgatatgcccctttccgagagacaggcacagctactgcagaacaccaacctcccgaactggatacaaaatagcactccaaactggaacctcgcaagtagctgtcagcaggcgaacaggaaaagcattcagtcggcttacactcctggcaatcagtctccaacagcatacagggaatccccccaataacgagacaaggctccgtgttgagggtcaagcagtgatctgatgtgctggcacacccagcctggtttttattacagtttttgcagatacaggacagatacaacatatccccacaatgcatcatggtttcctcccctctgtcccggagacgaccgaacacaatccaattatctctcaggacaaaggggagatcaccaatacacatgtggagacaacaggacaggaatcaccacccaaacacacaatggcacgcccccacagcaaacacagacatttaacatatccccagatagctcaagtctgagtgcatatcattaggtgaatggcactcagaatacatgaatacaataatattagctatctgggtgccctcacataacatacaatttaaccgaacgcataataacataaaatacaattctacagacagatttaagctgtgcggccggtctgtcttctcctttacagttactatgggccataatcctgaggcaagaggcttttaaacagccccctccaaaacccagtggcgaggttggtttcgccacacaatcCTTCCTTAGTGGTTTGGGTGTCCAACACTACAAAACAGCTCCTTATCATCCAGCTTCAAATGGGCTGGCAGAACGATTTGTGCAGTCATTTAAGAAGCACTTACTGTCCACTCTGGACCAGGTTGGACTGTCAGAAGAGAAGCTGCTGGAATTCTTGATCATGTACCGTACCACGAAACACGCTACTACTGGGCTGTCACCGGCTTTTCTTATGTTTGGCAGGCATCTCCGCACCAAACTTGATTTAGTTCGTCCGCAGGAGCAGTCACCAACACCTCCTCCGccgggccgtctgggattccgtgCCGGTGATCTTGTATGGTCTCAGAATTACAGAGCTTTGCCTCCTTGGCTTCCTGGCGTTATTGATGGAACTCTTGGCAGAAGAATGTATCTTGTCCGCCTGGAGGAAGGCATTTGTGTTCGGCGACACCTTTCACAATTGAGGAAACGCATTTGCCGGCCACTAGTGACGACACCGACCCTTCTTTCTGACCACCCACCAGAGtctactctgaactctgcagatgACATATGGCATGGTGTCTGGCATGATC carries:
- the LOC122922359 gene encoding uncharacterized protein K02A2.6-like, with the translated sequence MPDGTERPISFASRSLTSAEQNYSQIDKEALAIVWATKKFHAYVYGREFTLITDHKPLLSILNPQKGISTTTASRLQRYALFLGAYAYSIRYRSHDTHGNADAFSRLPLRDDHPLREVRVVEVHRPQSCMSTSLIARHTATDPFLSQIFSYVQTGWPGSVSGDFRPYFARKCELVTNAGCLQWGNRVIVPQYLQSTMLRILHEGHPGVVRMKQRARSYVWWPQMDTAIEDYVAQCPGCCQAQRPQKRGTLQPWPWPTEPWSRLHLDFAGPIQGKMYLIVVDAHSKWPEVFQMPSITSVATILVLRKLFAQFGLPTAIVSDNGTQFTSHEFQSFLSGLGVQHYKTAPYHPASNGLAERFVQSFKKHLLSTLDQVGLSEEKLLEFLIMYRTTKHATTGLSPAFLMFGRHLRTKLDLVRPQEQSPTPPPPGRLGFRAGDLVWSQNYRALPPWLPGVIDGTLGRRMYLVRLEEGICVRRHLSQLRKRICRPLVTTPTLLSDHPPESTLNSADDIWHGVWHDPTSLHPNPEPVGDHIPEEPGHVPEVTETDLSVGRPLTSPVPLTDFIPPGAVPLRRSTRQRRQTPRWQSAEILRDTLEVREQRQRAHEVLRKSQNWIGDTTC